One window from the genome of Paenibacillus azoreducens encodes:
- a CDS encoding TIM-barrel domain-containing protein, which produces MFRFTRFRKSIMTWICIVLLLFTTLVPVSQQAFAGAATGAALAAEIPEAAVNEGDGAVTETPSEAPSEHPKAEVPNELPKEEVPSELPTAEVPNEPLKEEAPSELPKAEVPNEPPKEEAPSELPRKDVSAAPEENSYMNVQSDILDQEILVNLTDEGNIDWIRLGDEEKGIKARKNIGGEKIRFNVFNGGMNKFTDYIAKFTWNDGKPVAKGDNERYGTFVRDINGGWQITVPTSTREMKLKVYAGAWASKGKIEAFFSDNSVPVFVDNYDTVNDSAVRKVYSLSFKGSGAKQSLIVKGTVEGKYHDWGNVSLAAAGLWASASENAPVWPEGSALKATDITENSAVLSWNAAEDPNGVSEYRIYQDNVEIASVKGDATSYEVSGLAAGNTYHFSVEAGNQAGEWTINGPSTSVSTTRFHYIGDIVSFEREGDNTLVFDASPAKVRIKAVSPEIVKVWAEPAGEFDRKYESVAIVNDDLGGSLTLDEKGDYYEVRTSKLLIKVFKAPFRLEYYDLQGNLLSKSKEGKSMGWNGKGEVGVWNEVQSGEHFWGLGEKTESFDRSGQKIYEWGVDLGGASWDAMAPAVGEGRWYGANPHFMSSKGYSIYFDNTSRTCFDMGKSEPGTYSFSSLDPAAGGELLYYFIYGPTPKQMVQKLTDLTGKHFMPPMWAFGNMQSHWGYTQADIERVAKEYRQRQIPLDVMYSDIEWYAKYCAPSEWNSDNFPDPAGMFRKLRDLGMKVSFIDDPNITVSAKDYGIADDKGYFIRDSSGKTKNVNWPWGDESGVIDFFNPEARKWWGDLHNHLADLGVNAFWTDMNEPARYNADWRFWNGEGKEEGDIGEMHNAYAIMHQKSMFDWYKGYTQKRPFILTRSFFTGSQRYAAPWSGDIESGWESMGQQIGLGTGISLSGFNMWGFDIGGFSGNPTPDQFKRWIELASFMPVHRFHYAKWGNPQEAWENGAEDVARKYILQRQRLIPYFYSYMADSVIGTGMEGEYGSGGTGLPLMRAMMLEYPDDSATYNMDSQFMNGQSFLVAPVTDNGTMKDVYLPAGDWYDYSDGKTVYEGNRTLRYPAPLDKLPVFVKAGAIIPMTPAMQYVGEKKIDVMTMDVYPQRAGGTSSFVLYEDDGESLGYEQGRYSTTKFENTVHPGADGATNTFKINARQQGKGRFEPDPRSYMLQFHQTVRNDMTVRQDGIILQEYTSLNELEKAESGWFTDRNSLITYVKIPDRGQETVIELSGRLTGDNPFTVASSFNLSKLEAGKVLHADITVKNNGAYADTVLIMAALYDQAGDIVNVSSIPKTIGAGTAEVVKAGFKLPDRIQGHRVKIFVRDGSSPEAKPFKLLSNELVVQ; this is translated from the coding sequence ATGTTCCGTTTCACCAGGTTTCGTAAATCGATCATGACCTGGATCTGTATTGTCTTATTGTTATTCACTACTCTGGTTCCGGTTAGCCAACAAGCTTTCGCGGGTGCAGCAACAGGAGCCGCCCTAGCGGCAGAAATTCCGGAAGCAGCGGTAAACGAGGGGGATGGAGCCGTAACGGAAACCCCTTCCGAAGCTCCAAGTGAACACCCCAAGGCGGAAGTTCCAAATGAACTTCCAAAGGAAGAAGTTCCAAGCGAACTTCCGACGGCGGAAGTTCCAAATGAACCTCTGAAGGAAGAAGCTCCAAGCGAACTCCCGAAGGCGGAAGTTCCAAATGAACCTCCGAAGGAAGAAGCTCCAAGCGAACTCCCAAGGAAAGACGTTTCAGCAGCCCCCGAAGAAAACAGCTATATGAATGTCCAGTCTGACATTCTGGATCAAGAAATTCTCGTCAACCTGACAGATGAGGGAAACATTGATTGGATCCGTCTGGGAGACGAAGAAAAGGGAATCAAGGCCAGAAAAAACATCGGCGGAGAGAAAATCAGGTTTAACGTGTTTAATGGCGGAATGAACAAATTTACCGACTACATCGCCAAGTTTACCTGGAATGACGGCAAGCCGGTGGCAAAGGGCGACAACGAAAGATACGGCACATTTGTCCGCGACATAAACGGAGGCTGGCAGATCACCGTTCCAACCTCAACGCGGGAAATGAAGTTGAAGGTGTATGCGGGCGCCTGGGCTTCCAAGGGGAAAATCGAGGCATTTTTCAGCGACAACAGCGTTCCCGTATTTGTAGACAATTATGATACTGTGAACGATTCAGCCGTACGCAAGGTTTATTCCCTATCATTCAAAGGCAGCGGAGCTAAACAGTCGTTAATCGTCAAAGGAACCGTTGAGGGCAAATACCATGATTGGGGCAATGTATCGCTGGCGGCAGCGGGATTATGGGCGTCTGCAAGCGAGAACGCTCCCGTCTGGCCGGAAGGCAGTGCTCTGAAAGCCACGGACATAACCGAAAATAGTGCCGTATTATCCTGGAATGCTGCCGAAGATCCGAATGGAGTGTCGGAATATCGAATCTATCAGGATAACGTCGAAATTGCTTCAGTAAAAGGGGACGCAACATCGTACGAGGTATCTGGCCTAGCGGCAGGCAATACTTATCATTTCAGCGTAGAAGCGGGTAATCAGGCGGGTGAGTGGACCATTAACGGCCCATCCACATCGGTATCCACAACACGTTTTCATTACATTGGCGATATCGTGTCCTTTGAGCGGGAAGGGGACAACACGCTTGTTTTTGACGCTTCGCCCGCGAAGGTGAGGATCAAAGCGGTATCGCCGGAAATCGTTAAGGTTTGGGCCGAACCTGCTGGTGAATTCGACAGAAAATATGAATCGGTCGCGATCGTGAATGACGATCTGGGCGGCAGCCTTACTCTCGATGAGAAGGGAGACTACTACGAAGTACGTACTTCCAAATTGCTGATAAAAGTATTCAAAGCACCTTTCCGTCTGGAATATTACGACCTGCAAGGCAATCTTCTGAGCAAAAGCAAGGAAGGCAAAAGCATGGGGTGGAACGGAAAAGGCGAGGTGGGCGTCTGGAATGAAGTCCAAAGCGGCGAACATTTCTGGGGTTTGGGAGAGAAAACCGAATCTTTTGACCGCAGCGGCCAAAAGATTTATGAATGGGGCGTCGATTTGGGAGGCGCGAGCTGGGATGCAATGGCTCCGGCGGTCGGCGAAGGAAGATGGTACGGCGCGAACCCGCATTTTATGAGCTCGAAGGGGTATTCGATCTATTTTGACAATACGAGCAGAACATGCTTTGACATGGGGAAAAGCGAACCCGGCACGTATTCGTTCAGTTCCCTGGACCCGGCCGCCGGGGGAGAATTGTTATACTATTTCATTTACGGTCCGACCCCGAAACAGATGGTTCAAAAACTTACCGATTTGACGGGAAAACATTTTATGCCACCGATGTGGGCGTTCGGCAACATGCAGAGCCATTGGGGATACACGCAAGCGGATATTGAGCGGGTGGCCAAGGAATACAGGCAGCGGCAAATTCCACTGGACGTGATGTATTCGGATATCGAATGGTATGCCAAATATTGTGCCCCTTCCGAGTGGAACAGCGACAACTTTCCCGACCCTGCCGGAATGTTCAGGAAATTGCGTGATCTCGGCATGAAAGTGTCGTTCATCGATGACCCGAATATAACGGTATCCGCGAAGGATTATGGCATTGCGGATGACAAAGGTTATTTTATCCGGGACTCGAGCGGCAAAACGAAAAATGTTAATTGGCCTTGGGGAGATGAGTCTGGAGTCATCGACTTCTTTAACCCCGAAGCGCGCAAGTGGTGGGGGGATTTGCACAATCATTTGGCAGACCTGGGGGTTAATGCTTTCTGGACCGATATGAATGAGCCGGCGAGATACAATGCGGATTGGCGTTTTTGGAACGGGGAAGGCAAAGAGGAAGGCGATATCGGCGAAATGCATAATGCCTACGCGATCATGCACCAAAAGTCCATGTTTGATTGGTATAAGGGATATACGCAAAAAAGACCTTTTATACTGACCCGTTCTTTCTTTACGGGTTCTCAGAGATATGCCGCTCCATGGTCGGGCGATATCGAATCCGGTTGGGAAAGCATGGGGCAGCAGATCGGACTCGGAACCGGAATTTCCCTGTCCGGATTTAACATGTGGGGTTTTGATATCGGCGGATTTTCGGGCAATCCTACACCGGATCAGTTCAAACGCTGGATTGAATTGGCGTCCTTTATGCCTGTGCACAGGTTCCACTACGCGAAGTGGGGAAATCCTCAGGAGGCCTGGGAAAATGGGGCCGAAGACGTCGCGAGAAAATACATTTTGCAGCGCCAGCGCCTGATTCCGTATTTCTATTCTTATATGGCGGACAGCGTCATCGGGACGGGCATGGAAGGAGAGTATGGCAGCGGAGGAACCGGCCTGCCGCTGATGCGGGCGATGATGCTGGAATATCCGGACGACAGCGCCACGTATAACATGGACTCCCAATTCATGAACGGTCAAAGTTTTCTTGTGGCGCCCGTCACGGATAACGGCACGATGAAAGACGTCTATCTCCCCGCAGGAGACTGGTATGACTATTCCGACGGAAAAACTGTATACGAAGGGAACCGGACGCTCCGTTACCCGGCGCCGCTCGATAAACTTCCGGTATTCGTTAAAGCGGGCGCCATTATTCCGATGACTCCCGCCATGCAGTATGTCGGCGAGAAGAAAATCGATGTCATGACGATGGATGTTTATCCGCAGCGGGCCGGCGGCACTTCTTCATTTGTTTTATACGAGGATGACGGCGAAAGCTTGGGGTACGAACAGGGCCGGTACAGCACCACGAAGTTTGAAAATACGGTACATCCGGGAGCGGACGGCGCGACAAATACGTTTAAAATTAATGCAAGGCAGCAGGGGAAAGGCAGATTCGAGCCGGATCCACGAAGTTATATGCTGCAGTTTCATCAAACGGTTAGGAATGACATGACCGTACGTCAAGATGGCATAATTCTTCAAGAATACACATCGCTGAATGAATTGGAAAAGGCGGAATCCGGCTGGTTTACGGATCGTAATTCATTGATCACCTATGTGAAAATTCCGGATCGCGGCCAAGAGACCGTCATCGAGTTGTCAGGCCGGTTAACCGGCGACAATCCATTTACCGTGGCTTCTTCTTTTAATCTAAGTAAACTGGAAGCGGGAAAAGTCTTGCATGCGGACATCACCGTGAAAAACAACGGCGCCTATGCGGATACCGTATTGATCATGGCCGCTTTGTACGACCAAGCGGGAGACATCGTTAACGTTTCGAGTATACCGAAAACGATCGGAGCAGGAACAGCGGAAGTCGTGAAGGCAGGCTTCAAACTTCCAGACCGAATCCAGGGGCATCGGGTCAAAATATTCGTCCGGGACGGAAGCAGTCCCGAAGCGAAACCGTTCAAGCTTTTATCCAATGAACTGGTTGTTCAATAA
- a CDS encoding S-layer homology domain-containing protein, with product MKKHAGFMIAALFALFLMLPLSAGAEEAVAIKGMKAAMDKTTKKVSIEGMVVGSSAVNVTLKVLDPGGEIDYVDQTKSAENGKFSFAFTLSSSLKGTYTAYVGTERLSEPEKITFEYKDGSPGGGGDNGGVGGGNGGSGGNGSGAGGNPTAPSDSDLLQLQADGSVKAVIETKLEQDGTTAAGAVGEQDLQKGFAKAKAGQEGKKKAIIELKERKEAKKYALDLPVSYLSAHPEWIIEVRTPKAAAILPGHMLQEMEAKGKNFRFIIAEAKAEGVEKKVKEQIGPRPVIEILAEMDGKAIRWANELAPVTVKIPYSSGANEEAARIGVLDISEQGQAKAVPQAAYNKADQFVQFRTGHTGTYAVINTGMESSTPASQPFEDLGNYPWAQQAIGELAAKGIVKGTSPKTFSPADQVTRADFVLMLVRALDLQADAAGGFADVKPNDYYYEAVGIAKKLGIVTGISGERFEPKAEITRQDMMVMTARALEASGKGIQGKKEDLAGYQDAAKVADYAATSVAGLISQGLIQGSNGLIHPHSHATRAETAVLIYRIFRL from the coding sequence ATGAAAAAACATGCCGGATTTATGATAGCAGCGTTGTTCGCCTTGTTCTTGATGCTGCCGTTAAGCGCGGGAGCCGAGGAAGCGGTTGCGATCAAAGGAATGAAAGCGGCAATGGACAAAACGACGAAAAAAGTATCCATCGAAGGGATGGTTGTAGGTAGTTCTGCCGTGAATGTAACGCTGAAAGTGCTTGATCCCGGAGGCGAAATCGATTATGTGGATCAAACCAAAAGCGCGGAGAACGGGAAATTCAGTTTTGCATTTACGCTTTCAAGTTCGCTGAAAGGCACTTATACGGCATATGTCGGCACAGAACGCCTGAGTGAGCCGGAGAAGATTACTTTTGAGTATAAAGACGGCAGCCCTGGCGGAGGCGGCGATAACGGCGGAGTTGGCGGCGGCAACGGAGGAAGCGGCGGAAACGGCAGCGGGGCAGGCGGCAATCCGACAGCACCAAGCGATTCCGACTTGCTTCAATTGCAAGCGGACGGTTCCGTCAAGGCGGTGATCGAAACCAAGCTTGAGCAAGATGGAACAACTGCGGCAGGTGCGGTTGGCGAGCAGGATTTGCAGAAAGGGTTCGCGAAGGCGAAAGCGGGCCAAGAGGGTAAAAAGAAAGCGATTATTGAGCTTAAAGAACGCAAAGAGGCGAAGAAATATGCCCTTGATCTTCCTGTATCGTATCTATCCGCTCATCCTGAATGGATCATTGAAGTGAGAACGCCTAAGGCAGCGGCAATTTTGCCTGGACATATGCTGCAAGAGATGGAGGCCAAAGGGAAGAACTTCCGTTTCATCATCGCTGAGGCTAAGGCCGAAGGCGTGGAAAAAAAGGTGAAAGAGCAAATCGGTCCTCGGCCGGTCATTGAAATTCTGGCAGAAATGGATGGAAAGGCGATCCGCTGGGCGAATGAACTCGCTCCTGTTACTGTAAAGATCCCTTATTCGTCCGGCGCGAATGAAGAGGCTGCGCGAATCGGCGTACTTGATATAAGCGAACAAGGCCAAGCAAAAGCGGTGCCGCAGGCTGCGTATAACAAAGCCGATCAGTTCGTGCAATTCCGGACTGGGCATACAGGAACTTATGCGGTCATCAATACGGGAATGGAGTCTAGTACCCCTGCGAGTCAGCCTTTTGAGGATCTCGGCAACTACCCGTGGGCTCAGCAGGCGATCGGGGAATTGGCTGCAAAAGGAATCGTAAAAGGGACTTCCCCGAAAACATTCAGCCCTGCCGATCAAGTGACCCGAGCCGATTTTGTTCTGATGCTCGTCAGAGCTTTGGATTTGCAGGCTGACGCAGCAGGCGGTTTTGCGGATGTGAAGCCAAACGATTATTACTATGAGGCGGTAGGTATTGCCAAAAAATTGGGTATCGTTACCGGAATCAGCGGCGAGCGTTTTGAACCGAAAGCGGAGATCACCCGGCAGGATATGATGGTCATGACGGCCAGAGCGTTGGAGGCGTCAGGGAAAGGAATCCAAGGGAAGAAGGAGGATCTTGCCGGATACCAAGATGCAGCGAAAGTGGCGGACTACGCCGCGACCAGCGTTGCGGGCTTGATTTCGCAAGGCCTGATTCAGGGCAGCAACGGTTTGATCCATCCGCACAGCCATGCCACCCGAGCGGAGACGGCTGTCCTGATATACCGGATTTTCCGTTTATAA